A window of the Aliivibrio salmonicida LFI1238 genome harbors these coding sequences:
- a CDS encoding sugar-binding transcriptional regulator, with the protein MSSSPSQDHTENTDMLTEIAILYYQEGATQEEISKKFGLSRAKVGRMLRKAREEGIVEITVKFHPVYSAQLEQKLVEKFNLKRALISLDQPNTSEQRKQVAALVSSYLNNNLQDDMAVAVGQGQNVAAVADHAGIVSHRNARFVSAIGGTHRSGDIINADHICRRLAKKYGGSSETLYAPAYVNDPSLRSAFMEHATIKETLNQARKAEFALVGIGDMDENSHMVKLGFFTPKEFVEARLNDGIVGDIGGFDFFKLDGSDADTLMRGRVIGLEMEDLRQIPNVVAMASESRKALSIMGALRTGVIDVLATSVSCAMALLNLAENER; encoded by the coding sequence ATGAGCTCGTCACCTTCTCAAGATCACACTGAAAACACCGATATGTTGACAGAAATCGCCATCCTTTATTATCAAGAAGGAGCGACTCAAGAAGAGATCTCGAAAAAATTTGGCTTATCTCGCGCTAAAGTCGGACGCATGCTTAGAAAAGCACGAGAAGAAGGTATTGTCGAAATTACCGTAAAATTTCATCCCGTTTATAGCGCACAGCTAGAACAAAAGTTGGTTGAAAAATTCAACTTAAAACGCGCATTGATTTCATTAGATCAACCCAATACCAGTGAACAACGCAAGCAAGTTGCCGCTCTCGTTAGCTCTTATTTAAACAATAACTTGCAAGATGATATGGCGGTTGCCGTTGGTCAAGGTCAAAATGTTGCTGCTGTCGCTGATCACGCTGGGATTGTCTCCCATCGTAATGCTCGATTCGTATCCGCTATCGGTGGTACACACCGCAGTGGTGATATTATTAACGCTGACCATATTTGTCGACGTTTAGCAAAAAAATACGGCGGAAGCAGTGAAACGCTTTACGCACCTGCGTATGTGAATGACCCGAGCCTTCGTTCTGCTTTTATGGAGCACGCAACAATTAAGGAAACACTGAACCAAGCCAGAAAAGCAGAGTTTGCATTGGTTGGGATCGGTGATATGGATGAAAACAGCCACATGGTTAAACTTGGCTTTTTTACGCCTAAAGAATTTGTAGAAGCGCGTTTAAATGATGGCATAGTGGGTGATATTGGCGGATTTGATTTCTTTAAATTAGATGGCAGTGATGCGGATACGTTAATGCGAGGAAGAGTTATTGGCTTAGAAATGGAAGATCTTCGTCAAATTCCAAACGTAGTCGCAATGGCAAGTGAAAGTCGCAAAGCATTATCAATCATGGGTGCATTAAGAACAGGTGTTATTGATGTTCTTGCCACAAGCGTTAGTTGCGCGATGGCCCTGCTTAATCTCGCAGAAAATGAACGCTAA
- the deoD gene encoding purine-nucleoside phosphorylase, whose amino-acid sequence MATPHINAQVGDFAETVLMPGDPLRAKFIAENFLEDVTQVCDVRNMFGYTGTYKGKKVSVMGHGMGIPSCCIYVHELIAEFGVKNIIRVGSCGAVHDDVKLMDVVIGMGASTDSKVNRIRFNNHDFAAIADFGLLETAVAQARKLNVPVKVGNVFSADLFYSPETDLFDKMEKLGILGVDMEAAGIYRVAADLGAKALTILTVSDHIKRGEKLSSEDRQKSFNDMMTVALETAIKL is encoded by the coding sequence ATGGCTACACCACATATTAATGCACAAGTTGGTGATTTCGCAGAAACGGTTCTAATGCCTGGAGATCCACTACGAGCTAAATTCATTGCTGAAAACTTCTTGGAAGACGTAACTCAAGTGTGTGACGTTCGTAATATGTTCGGTTACACCGGTACTTATAAAGGTAAAAAAGTCTCCGTTATGGGTCACGGCATGGGTATCCCTTCTTGTTGTATCTATGTACACGAACTGATCGCGGAATTTGGTGTTAAAAATATCATTCGCGTTGGCAGCTGTGGCGCAGTACACGATGACGTGAAACTAATGGACGTTGTTATTGGAATGGGTGCTTCTACCGATTCAAAAGTTAACCGTATTCGTTTTAACAACCATGATTTTGCAGCCATTGCTGATTTTGGTTTATTAGAAACGGCGGTTGCTCAAGCTCGTAAACTTAATGTACCAGTAAAAGTAGGTAACGTATTCTCTGCGGATTTATTTTACTCTCCAGAAACTGATCTGTTCGACAAAATGGAAAAATTAGGCATCTTGGGTGTTGATATGGAAGCGGCTGGCATTTATCGTGTGGCAGCGGATCTAGGCGCAAAAGCACTTACTATCCTAACGGTATCTGACCACATAAAACGCGGTGAGAAATTAAGTTCAGAAGATCGTCAAAAATCATTCAATGATATGATGACAGTGGCACTAGAAACCGCCATTAAACTGTAG